The DNA segment GAGCCTACAAtctgaaacaacaaaatataacaaGATTAAGAATGTACAGCAGGAGTAAATTAGCAGAGTTGAGTTTAATCCTTACGTGAATAACTGAGGGCGGTTACGTGAGAGTTGAGGCCTCTTTATTGGAGATAGTATCATGTTCCTCAAAGTCATGGATGGATTATTAGTAGCACCTGGTCCAAAAGGATGAGCACCAGCCCTTCTGTTACCAGCGTCCCCTGCGATGGCCGTTTGTTTTGCTGGTGAGACAACGGAGAGATCAAAGGGACCGGAGTTATTGCTATTCTGCCTTGCTGGCCAGACATCATCTCTTGGTCCTGGAGTGGCAGGAGTGAATACCGGCCCACCTGCAACAAATAAGTTATTCTACTTTTGGAAACATCTAAGCAGAAACAAGGTCAAACACAGTCCATGACCACCACGATCATCACCATAATTTTCATTGTTGCTCCATTACCGTCGTGGTGATGAGAGTTTCAACAATGTTAATGGTGGTAGTTGTAATGATTAGGCTGTGACTATGGTGGCAGAGGTTGTAGTAGTAATTGGATGTCATTTTCTTCATTGCTTTCATTACATTATTTAAGGGCATGTTTTcaattacaagaaaataaaaaggaaagacaacaaatttcttcataaattaaaattaacttatattagTTACTTTTGTAGAAGTttcttacattaatttttttaaaattaattttatattttacttagtTCATGTTGAaactctttaatttctttttcaactccTTGTATTGATAGACAAGTTTAATCAAACAAACCCTAAATAAATCATACTTTATTTGGTTTTATAGTTATTTGAAACTTGAGCATAACATAAAATGGTTTCTAATTTCTATTGACACTGAAAAGAAGTATCCTCTGTCTATTGAAAGTACAGGGTTACCTTTTCTGCCAATTTCTCTGTCATCAATCATGTTTGGCGGGTTAGAGAACAAGTCGTGCTCATTTCTGGAATAATAGTTGTTTGCAGGCTGTATGGCAGATCGCTTCACTGAGTCAAACTCATTCCTCAGCTGGTCATACATTTCATCCAATTTTCTCTTCTGcctgaaattgaaattgatttaGGGAACTAATAACgacatataattttgtagaagAGGAAATGCAATCAACACTGACCTAGATTTTTCAGCAAATTTTTCCTGAAGTTCTTGATTGTCCTTGGTTAAGCTCTCAATTTCCTGTTGCATAATCTGACACTTCTTAGCCATCTTTTGGTAAGCAGTGTGCACCTGCTCTAGTTTTTCTGTAAACTTCTCTTGCATCATTTCACATTTCTGCCGGCATTGAGCAACGATCTTGTTCATCTTAAACTGCATCTCCAGTTCTTTTTGCCCAATGTAGAACATCACACTTCTATATGCACTTTTCATTACTGAATTGGCTCAGGTAAACACGCAAGGTCCAATGTACCCTCTTAATTTCTAGAATTTCAGAATATGCACTTCATTTATGATAATCATACTGCCAGATAGTCCAGAGGGATATAACATACAACCTTAGTTTTCTATTTCTACGCAGTTCTACCTCTAAACAATTGATATAAAGGATACATATCTGTGGAGATACTCCTGCCATGGCCATCTGCAACATAAAACATCACAATAATTGGCGACAAAGCTAgtgagaataaagaaaaataagagatagGATCGTGAAATTCAGTAAATTACAGAGTATCTTAGGTTTATGTAATATGTAGTTAGTATTGCACATGAGAATATTTACTTACATTGACCCATTCATCATTGGGATTGACATCCACAGGTTTCATGAGACTGACAAGAGGAGAAACATATAACTTAGATAACAACACGTCATCCATGAGGCTTAAAATTGACAACTCAAAATCTAAAAATGAAGACAGAGCATCAAATTTCGGCACAATTATAGGTACTAACTGGTAAGGGGATATTATTGCTACCAAATGAGCGCTTACATCAGCATCATTGCATTGAAACTTAAAATTGACAGCATATAAtgtagaataaaattaaataatcagtACAACTCCTATAATCAAACATTATTTCCATGAAGCTTAAAGTATAGATTGCTGAGGGATGACTCTTTCCATTAATTCACCGTTATAATCAGTATTATTCCAGGTAAGGAACGAAATCACGTGTCTGATCAAACAGATCCCTATCACATCCTCACCTCTTAGAAAGGACTTGATCACATATAGGACATGCTCCATCATTGCTTAATATCTTATTGGCATCATCTGTGCCTTTTAACATTGTTAAGGAAAccacataaataaaaactaataactatTTCAATGATAAAACATGCAGAAAATAAACCTAATTTAATATGAACTAAGTTGATCATATTTTACTAAAAAGGAGGAACACAACGTCAAAACTGTTTCTATGTGGATACATAACAGGTGACCACAGGTTGTGGAAATGGCTCGCCCTTCTAATTCTCGCCAGCATGCATTGCATCTCATTTCAGTTGTCGGATATTACCATAAATGTCCAAGGGTCGAATTAAAATAACTGCAAGACAAAACAGTACATCAGGTTTCTTCAAGGACTGATAAGACTAGGCTTTACTTAAAGGCAGACAAAAGAAAAGTAGCTAGCGGATGTTCTCAAACGGCGGCAAGCGTAATCTACCAAAACATAATCGCTACGATAATAATAACATCAATACAATCGTCCTACAACTAAAGAAGCTACCATTTCTTAACTAAAAATAACAAGTTGAAAGCAAAAGAGTTGGACTTTGAGTAGGTCAATACTAAACCCGTAGATCAGTTATTATACATTATACAGTAAGCACATAACAAACTACTTATccataaacattaaatatttgaatcaTACAAGGCAGAAAATTTTCAACGATGATTTCAGTTCAATACCTGATGCTTCTCTAACAAAGATCTGACAAACAAAGGATTGTGTATAGAATTTCAAAAGCATACTTGAAAACCAAGAAGGACTATTTAGTtgtataaaataactaatatcaATTCACAGTCCCAGCTCCTAACCAACTAAGCATTAACCCTTCCTCTGTTCGCACGCACTAACCCACTCACACACAGACTAACCCATTCAAACACAGACTGGTAACAGCTGCTCTCACTTTCCCGTTAACTTATTTGTCGCTTTCTTTTTGAATAAACCACTGAGCAACAAATCACTATCCTCTAATCAGCACCTTCAACTTccaataaagttttataaactCATTACATACTTGCAGTTTCACAAAGGAAGATGGAAACTTGACTGATGCGTAATGACAAAAGGACTTCATAAAACTTATGCTCCATCAACAAAAGTGAGGAAAAAGAGAGCAAAATAGTGAAAATCCAATGAATATACACACCTTTGCACCATCAACACATCTTTCACCAAATACTgtaaaattcacaaataaatGGGAGCTGAACACGATTAAATGACCTAGATGTAGAGgtagaaaatacaaaaaacaaatcACTTCAACAACTCAATTGCCAATGCAACACATTTTCATTCATAATTGGTAGCACAAAAGAAGTTTCAGTTACACGCTAACTCCCAGAATCAGAATTTCAAATGCAAATAATGAATTAACTTAAACTAAATTCATTTACAATAGATAAAACCGTGACCGAAATAGCCAGTAACTAACAGAAATTGCTCGAGAAATTGAAGAAGGAACGAGAGAAGCGTTGAATTTCAGAGAAGAAAGGAAGATGAACTTTTAGCGCGAAAACTTGAAATGGGAACCAAACGGTGAAGCGCGACACAAAATATCCTgtagaagaacaaaaaaaaaagagaggagtAACGGCaaagtttaaaatgtttaatataatttaaatgtcTTTACAgtgttaaaaaagtttatatattttatttagttaaaaaaattattttttattgatttttatcataattattttataaatttatttatcatatgtTTTAAGTTAATCAGAGTAAAtatgaattgaattaaaaaggAATTAGTTTAATTCGGTTCAGTTTTTTAGgaagcaaaataaatttataattggaTTCCATCCATTACAAAATATTAggtatattttttcaatttatttaatatatgaattgcaataaattcaaaataaattaattcaactcaAATGGTTTAACCTATAAATTAAGTTAAGCGGGTTCAATTTCACttacatttaaaattcaaatttttgttaaccCAAATTAATCAGGTTAATTCACACATTTAATCTGATATTTCTATTTACAATAGGAATTAGTGgataaatgtaataatatctATAACCGAGTTtactagaaaaatagaaaaatatattgtaaaaaaagaataacatataGAACTATAGCGGAGTCATGACGTAAGTTCTGTATTTATTGT comes from the Vigna radiata var. radiata cultivar VC1973A chromosome 2, Vradiata_ver6, whole genome shotgun sequence genome and includes:
- the LOC106755916 gene encoding E3 ubiquitin-protein ligase CCNB1IP1 homolog isoform X1 — encoded protein: MRCNACWRELEGRAISTTCGHLLCTDDANKILSNDGACPICDQVLSKSLMKPVDVNPNDEWVNMAMAGVSPQILMKSAYRSVMFYIGQKELEMQFKMNKIVAQCRQKCEMMQEKFTEKLEQVHTAYQKMAKKCQIMQQEIESLTKDNQELQEKFAEKSRQKRKLDEMYDQLRNEFDSVKRSAIQPANNYYSRNEHDLFSNPPNMIDDREIGRKGGPVFTPATPGPRDDVWPARQNSNNSGPFDLSVVSPAKQTAIAGDAGNRRAGAHPFGPGATNNPSMTLRNMILSPIKRPQLSRNRPQLFTL
- the LOC106755916 gene encoding E3 ubiquitin-protein ligase CCNB1IP1 homolog isoform X3; protein product: MRCNACWRELEGRAISTTCGHLLCTDDANKILSNDGACPICDQVLSKSLMKPVDVNPNDEWVNMAMAGVSPQILMKSAYRSVMFYIGQKELEMQFKMNKIVAQCRQKCEMMQEKFTEKLEQVHTAYQKMAKKCQIMQQEIESLTKDNQELQEKFAEKSRQKRKLDEMYDQLRNEFDSVKRSAIQPANNYYSRNEHDLFSNPPNMIDDREIGRKGPRDDVWPARQNSNNSGPFDLSVVSPAKQTAIAGDAGNRRAGAHPFGPGATNNPSMTLRNMILSPIKRPQLSRNRPQLFTL
- the LOC106755916 gene encoding E3 ubiquitin-protein ligase CCNB1IP1 homolog isoform X4, giving the protein MRCNACWRELEGRAISTTCGHLLCTDDANKILSNDGACPICDQVLSKSLMKPVDVNPNDEWVNMAMAGVSPQILMKSAYRSVMFYIGQKELEMQFKMNKIVAQCRQKCEMMQEKFTEKLEQVHTAYQKMAKKCQIMQQEIESLTKDNQELQEKFAEKSRQKRKLDEMYDQLRNEFDSVKRSAIQPANNYYSRNEHDLFSNPPNMIDDREIGRKGPRDDVWPARQNSNNSGPFDLSVVSPAKQTAIAGDAGNRRAGAHPFGPGATNNPSMTLRNMILSPIKRPQLSRNRPQLFT
- the LOC106755916 gene encoding E3 ubiquitin-protein ligase CCNB1IP1 homolog isoform X2 → MRCNACWRELEGRAISTTCGHLLCTDDANKILSNDGACPICDQVLSKSLMKPVDVNPNDEWVNMAMAGVSPQILMKSAYRSVMFYIGQKELEMQFKMNKIVAQCRQKCEMMQEKFTEKLEQVHTAYQKMAKKCQIMQQEIESLTKDNQELQEKFAEKSRQKRKLDEMYDQLRNEFDSVKRSAIQPANNYYSRNEHDLFSNPPNMIDDREIGRKGGPVFTPATPGPRDDVWPARQNSNNSGPFDLSVVSPAKQTAIAGDAGNRRAGAHPFGPGATNNPSMTLRNMILSPIKRPQLSRNRPQLFT